Genomic segment of Syntrophomonadaceae bacterium:
ATGTTTTATACAAATTAGCTAGTGTAATGGAGTTGCCTTGGAACTATCCCGCATTGCAGCAAGGAAACCACCCCGGTGCTTCGCACCACCCCTCCATGGGAGGGGAATAACCACCCCGGTGCTTCGCACCACCCCTCCATGGGAGGGGAATGGGGAGGATATACCCAAGATGGTTTCGCCCACAACCCAATAACAACTTTTTTTTATTGTAGTTTTGAAACCGTAAGGTACTAACAACCCGGCCCCGATTACGTTGCCCTTCCTTTCAGCTCTTGGGCTAGATCCTGCAAGCTGATACCGTGGTAAGCCATGAGCACCAAACAATGGTACCACAAATCTGCCATTTCATAGGTAACTTCTTCCCGGCTCAGATTCTTGGAGGCAATCACTACTTCCGCCGCTTCCTCTGCCAGCTTCTTTAAGATTTTATCCTGGCCCGCATTAAACAGGTAAGAGGTGTAGGAACCTTCCGGCCGCTCTATTTTCCGCTTTTCAATCACCTGCCGTAACAGATTCAGTTGAATGGCCAGGTTATGCTCAGTAACCTGCCTGTCCTTGATCGACGCCTGTTCCCCGTCAATAGAGATTAAATGATGAAAGCAACTGAATTCTCCCTCATGACATGCTACGCCCGATTGCTCCACATGGATCAGCAAGGCATCCTGGTCACAGTCAAAAAAGATTTGCTTGATTTTTTGCACATGCCCGGAGGTCGCTCCTTTATGCCACAATTCCTGGCGGCTGCGGCTGAAAAACCAGGTCTCCCCTGTTGCTAAGGATTTATGCAGGGATTCTTTATTCATATAGGCCAGCATCAAAACCTGGCCGGTTCCTGCATCCTGGATAATCGCCGGCATCAGGCCATCAGAATTGAATTGAAAGGATTCAGTTAATTCCTGGAATACCATCTTTATCTGCATGGCGCACCACGACTCCTTTTGCCGCCAAATAGGCTTTGGCCTCGCCAATCGAATATTCTCCATAATGAAAGATTGATGCTGCCAGCACAGCGTCTGCTTCCCCAGCCGTTAAGCCTTCATAAAGGTGCTCCAGGCTGCCTGCGCCGCCGGAGGCAATTACCGGAATATTGACTGCCTGGCTTACCGCCCTGGTCAGGGCAAGATCGTAGCCATCTTTCGTACCGTCCCGATCCATGCTGGTGAGGAGGATTTCCCCGGCTCCCAATTCCTCTGCCTGACGGGCCCAAACAAGGACATCGAGGCCGGTTGGAGTCCGCCCGCCGTTTACATATACTTCCCAATTCCCCAGTTTTACCTGCCTGGCATCAATGGCTACCACCACGCATTGGCTGCCGAACTTCTCTGCTGCCTCCCTGATCAGTTCCGGGTTTTTTACGCCCGCTGTGTTGAGAGATATTTTGTCAGCGCCAGCCTGCAACATCCGGCGAATATCTGTCAAAGATCGCAAACCCCCGCCAACGGTAAAAGGAATAAAAACCTGTTCGGCTGTTTTCGCCACTATTTCCGCCATAATATCCCTGGCCTCCGCCGAGGCGGTAATATCCAGAAACACCAGCTCATCTGCTCCCATTTTATCGTAGGCAGCCGCCAATTCTACCGGATCCCCGGCATCTCTCAGGTTAACAAAATTTGTTCCCTTCACAACCCGTCCGGCATTGACATCCAGACAGGGAATGATTCTTTTTGCCAGCATGATCAGCTCACCTCTCTGCCTCCCGCTAATGCCAGGGCCTCCGGCAGGCTGATCGCTCCAGTATACAATGCCTTGCCGAGGATAACTCCTTCCACCCCATACTGCTCCAATCGAGCAATTTTCTCCACATCCTCCAGCGATGCCATCCCACCGGAAGCAATTATTTTTAACCCGGAAGCCTGGGCCAATTCTCTTGTCGCTTCCAAATTCGGACCGGCCATGGTTCCGTCGCGCCGGATATCCGTATAAATAATCCTTTCCACACCCAGATCAGCCAACTGCCGGGCCAGGTCAAGCGCAGTCCGGTCGACTGTAGCGGCCCAACCCTCCACCGCCACCTGGCCATCCCGGCTGTCAATTCCCGCCAGGATGCGAGAACCGAATTCCCGGCAGGCTTCCTTAACCATTGACTGCTGGGATATGGCTGCCGTACCAAGGATTACTCTGCTAACACCCGTTGCCAAAACCTGAGCCACGGTTTCCATCGTCCGGATGCCCCCCCCCACCTGAACCGGAATATTGACACTCCGGGCTATTTCCCGCACAATATCCGAGTTTCGGGGATAGCCGCAAAAAGCCCCGTCCAAGTCAACGACATGCAAAAATGGGGCTCCCAGCTCTGCCCAGCGATTAGCTACGGCTACCGGATCATCGGAAAACACCGTTTCTTCCTCCAGCTTTCCCTGGTATAAGCGGACACACTTGGCATCCCGGAGGTCTATGGCCGGTATGATCATCATTTAATTACCATCTCCCCGAAGTTTTTTAGCAATTGCAGACCGTGACAGCTACTTTTCTCCGGGTGAAATTGGACACCCATCACATTTCCCCTGCCAACGGCTGCAGCAAAATCTATCCCATAATTTGACCAGGCCAGGACCTGCGCCCTGTCCTCTGGGTCAACATAATAGGAATGCACGAAATAAAAAGAGGCCTGGGAAGGGATACCCTGCCATAAAGGGTGGTTATCCGCTGTCATTTCAATAGAATTCCATCCCATATGGGGCACTTTCTGCATCGGCGGCAGCCGCCTGACTTTACCTGGCAGGAGGCCAAAACCCAGGTGGCAGCCATTTTCCTCGCTTAACTCAAACAGCATCTGCAGGCCCAAACAAATCCCCAAAAACGGCTTGCCTCTTTCTACCACCTGGCAGATGGCTTCACCCATCCCGGTACGTT
This window contains:
- a CDS encoding bifunctional phosphoribosyl-AMP cyclohydrolase/phosphoribosyl-ATP diphosphatase HisIE; its protein translation is MVFQELTESFQFNSDGLMPAIIQDAGTGQVLMLAYMNKESLHKSLATGETWFFSRSRQELWHKGATSGHVQKIKQIFFDCDQDALLIHVEQSGVACHEGEFSCFHHLISIDGEQASIKDRQVTEHNLAIQLNLLRQVIEKRKIERPEGSYTSYLFNAGQDKILKKLAEEAAEVVIASKNLSREEVTYEMADLWYHCLVLMAYHGISLQDLAQELKGRAT
- the hisF gene encoding imidazole glycerol phosphate synthase subunit HisF; translation: MLAKRIIPCLDVNAGRVVKGTNFVNLRDAGDPVELAAAYDKMGADELVFLDITASAEARDIMAEIVAKTAEQVFIPFTVGGGLRSLTDIRRMLQAGADKISLNTAGVKNPELIREAAEKFGSQCVVVAIDARQVKLGNWEVYVNGGRTPTGLDVLVWARQAEELGAGEILLTSMDRDGTKDGYDLALTRAVSQAVNIPVIASGGAGSLEHLYEGLTAGEADAVLAASIFHYGEYSIGEAKAYLAAKGVVVRHADKDGIPGIN
- the hisA gene encoding 1-(5-phosphoribosyl)-5-[(5-phosphoribosylamino)methylideneamino]imidazole-4-carboxamide isomerase; this translates as MMIIPAIDLRDAKCVRLYQGKLEEETVFSDDPVAVANRWAELGAPFLHVVDLDGAFCGYPRNSDIVREIARSVNIPVQVGGGIRTMETVAQVLATGVSRVILGTAAISQQSMVKEACREFGSRILAGIDSRDGQVAVEGWAATVDRTALDLARQLADLGVERIIYTDIRRDGTMAGPNLEATRELAQASGLKIIASGGMASLEDVEKIARLEQYGVEGVILGKALYTGAISLPEALALAGGREVS
- the hisH gene encoding imidazole glycerol phosphate synthase subunit HisH; translated protein: MIAIIDYGVGNLRSVQKGFERFGYQSLVTDDPATVIKAQGVVLPGVGAFAAAMASLKRTGMGEAICQVVERGKPFLGICLGLQMLFELSEENGCHLGFGLLPGKVRRLPPMQKVPHMGWNSIEMTADNHPLWQGIPSQASFYFVHSYYVDPEDRAQVLAWSNYGIDFAAAVGRGNVMGVQFHPEKSSCHGLQLLKNFGEMVIK